A genome region from Myroides fluvii includes the following:
- a CDS encoding PH domain-containing protein, with protein sequence MNSTFSNQQINIIALPSVEAVNFQPLHVKYKRVVLLRSIMVALFILVLGASGYYLPLSEDNAHLRIYKEMVLCTSIVFAVLLVILNRAGVRKKGYAVREHDIIFKSGLLNQKETTIPFNRVQHVEIYEGALLRIFGLCRIEFFTAGGSFGDLKIPGLLIAEANKIKAYVIEQVLPQKKEEAEINKQDPLNTAK encoded by the coding sequence ATGAATTCAACCTTTTCTAATCAGCAAATCAATATAATAGCGCTCCCTAGTGTAGAGGCGGTAAACTTTCAACCTTTGCATGTGAAGTATAAACGCGTAGTGTTGCTTCGTTCTATTATGGTAGCACTCTTTATTTTAGTTCTTGGAGCAAGTGGGTATTACCTTCCTTTATCAGAAGATAATGCGCACTTGAGAATCTATAAGGAAATGGTATTGTGTACGAGTATCGTTTTTGCTGTTCTGTTAGTAATTCTGAATAGGGCAGGTGTTCGCAAAAAAGGTTATGCCGTACGCGAACATGATATCATTTTTAAATCAGGTTTGTTAAACCAAAAAGAAACGACAATTCCCTTTAATCGCGTACAGCATGTAGAGATTTATGAAGGAGCTTTATTGCGTATTTTTGGATTGTGTAGAATTGAGTTTTTTACAGCAGGTGGCAGTTTTGGCGATCTGAAAATTCCAGGTTTACTTATTGCGGAAGCCAATAAAATAAAGGCTTATGTAATCGAACAGGTATTGCCACAAAAGAAAGAAGAAGCTGAAATAAATAAGCAGGATCCTTTAAATACAGCGAAATAA